The following are encoded in a window of Solibacillus sp. FSL R7-0668 genomic DNA:
- a CDS encoding MFS transporter gives MQNMKHNFIIILVANFIVAASSTMIMPFLSLYIDTFGNFSDSYVQTWAGLIFAATFISALLMSPIWGRIADKYGYKPIMIINCFGIATSIFLMGYVENVAQFFVLRLAMGIVTGFIPTSMAFISKHTRKEVAGKTLGTLQMGSVGGTLFGPVIGGMMADTFGFKYTFIITAVSITIAAIIIIFGIHEPTIIRKVKNTIYSRKNVIWAIFHHRLILNVMLVTTLIQIGNFSIQPLLSLYVAELTRTQEVAMLAGVTFSAAGLGNILFARFWGKLSDHHGYEKVLSFLLILAVAFIIPQAFVTELWQLILLRFMFGIVSGGLIPITTALIRREAPIEVQGEVMGYNQSFRFLGNILGPVLGGIVASFGGIHSVFYTTGLLFLIAFTVMYLLRKLPKQYMEDVLKEHA, from the coding sequence TTGCAAAATATGAAACATAATTTCATCATCATTTTAGTTGCCAACTTTATCGTAGCTGCTTCATCGACTATGATTATGCCCTTTTTATCCTTATATATTGATACGTTCGGTAATTTTTCAGATAGTTATGTTCAAACTTGGGCCGGTTTAATTTTTGCGGCAACCTTTATTAGTGCACTGTTAATGTCTCCAATCTGGGGACGAATCGCCGATAAATATGGCTACAAGCCGATTATGATTATTAACTGCTTCGGGATTGCCACGAGTATTTTCTTAATGGGATATGTTGAAAATGTTGCGCAGTTTTTCGTCCTGAGGCTCGCCATGGGGATTGTAACAGGCTTCATTCCTACTTCTATGGCGTTTATTAGTAAACACACCCGAAAGGAAGTCGCCGGTAAAACACTTGGTACATTACAGATGGGCAGTGTTGGTGGGACATTATTTGGTCCTGTCATTGGTGGGATGATGGCCGATACATTTGGTTTTAAATATACGTTTATTATTACGGCTGTCTCCATTACAATTGCGGCAATTATTATTATCTTTGGGATTCACGAGCCTACAATTATCCGTAAAGTGAAAAATACCATTTATTCACGCAAAAATGTTATTTGGGCGATTTTTCATCACCGTCTCATTTTAAATGTCATGCTCGTCACGACATTAATTCAAATCGGGAACTTTAGTATTCAACCACTGTTATCACTTTACGTTGCAGAGCTCACGCGCACACAGGAAGTAGCCATGCTTGCAGGGGTGACATTTAGTGCTGCCGGGCTCGGTAATATCTTATTTGCACGCTTCTGGGGGAAATTGAGTGACCATCATGGCTACGAAAAAGTATTATCATTTTTACTGATTCTTGCTGTTGCTTTCATCATTCCACAGGCGTTCGTTACAGAGCTTTGGCAGCTTATTTTATTACGCTTTATGTTTGGGATTGTGTCAGGTGGGCTTATTCCTATTACGACCGCGCTTATTCGTCGAGAAGCACCAATCGAAGTACAGGGTGAGGTCATGGGCTACAACCAAAGTTTCCGTTTCCTTGGCAATATTTTAGGACCTGTGCTTGGTGGAATTGTCGCAAGCTTTGGGGGAATTCATTCGGTCTTTTACACAACAGGCTTGTTATTTTTAATTGCTTTTACTGTCATGTATTTACTACGCAAGCTCCCAAAACAATATATGGAAGATGTTTTAAAAGAACATGCTTAA